The genomic window CGCCGTCTTGTAGCGGCCGCTGTGGAAGGCGCTGAAGCCATCGTCATTCACCACGAGGAGCTTGGTGCCGTGGTGCGGCCTGGGCGGCTCGGCGGCAAAGAGCAGCGGGGCGGCCAGGGCGAGGAGCATAAGATGGCATTTCATGGCATCAGTAAGTCTTTCCTGCGGGAATGGCGGAGTGGCCGGAGATCTCGCTAAGAACGCTGTCAAACTGCGCGGCGCAGTCGCTGAGGTGGGCGTGCAGCGCGCCGAACTCGCTGCCGAGCACGACAAACTGGGAGCCCAGCTCGATGATGGTTTTGGCATCGGCTGCGCTGCCTACCGGGCGGCCCCAGGTCTTGCCATGCTTGCGGCATGCGGCGGCGATTTTTTTCTGCACGTCCATCATCACGGGATCGCTCACAGCAGGTGTGCAGCCGAGGCGCAGGGACATGTCGCCAGGGCCGAGGAAGAGGACATCCACACCAGGCACGGCGGCGATTTCATCCACCTGCGCAAGCGCGTCGGGGGTTTCGATCTGCGCGACGAGGAAGGTCTCGCGGTTGGCGGCGTCGGTGTAATCGTCGGGCTTGCCGATCCAGTAGCTGGCATCGCGACCGCCACCGCAGAAGCCGCGATCTCCCAGCGGTGGAAACTTCATGGCATTGACCAAGGCGCGCGCCTCGTCCGCACTGCCGACGTGAGGGATCATGAGGCCGGAGGCGCCGTCTTCGAGGAGGCGGTAAAGGCCGTTTTTCTCCTTGG from Prosthecobacter vanneervenii includes these protein-coding regions:
- a CDS encoding HpcH/HpaI aldolase family protein, with the translated sequence MRRSKVLAKIRSGQVARICCTGSPIAFFPAIAAHFHYDGIWLDAEHRVWDPREAETMLGRHHAADIDCVWRAQTKEKNGLYRLLEDGASGLMIPHVGSADEARALVNAMKFPPLGDRGFCGGGRDASYWIGKPDDYTDAANRETFLVAQIETPDALAQVDEIAAVPGVDVLFLGPGDMSLRLGCTPAVSDPVMMDVQKKIAAACRKHGKTWGRPVGSAADAKTIIELGSQFVVLGSEFGALHAHLSDCAAQFDSVLSEISGHSAIPAGKTY